The window GCAAGGAGACCAGATGAAAGACAGAAAAGAAGAGAGCAAAGGAAAAAGGAGATGAGGGGAAAGGAGGAGCCTCCGGCACCGGCACCGCCGGACCGGAGTTAGGGTTTCACGGCTTTGATGTTAGAGATGGACGAGAGCGTTTGTTAGAGAGAgaagttttttctttttaaagctTCCTTCTTTATTGACCCAATAAGCATTGTTGTACTTGCATCTCTAGTAATGCACATTTCTGTATCTTTTTCTATTAGTTGTACTTTTGCATTTTATAGTTTATGATGTCTTATAATCTATTGTATCACATACAATAACAGTTTTAAAAGGTATAATTAAGATTAAGATTAAGAAAACATTCAttcgtgattttttttttatcaggcaCGAGACCTATAATGATAAAATCTTTACGCGTGTCGACTTCGCTATAATTAACTGTTTCCTTGTTTCcgatttattagaaaaaaagtTCATCGAAACAATGTAAATGACCCATGTGCTCTTGTCCATCTTTGATTTGATAACACTTCAGATTTTTATAAGGACATGTAAAAGCATACTATAAGTTGATAACGTAGATATTTCAAATCATTTTGCTGCATGTTAGCAAAGCTAGATAAAACGACAAGGGTTTTTTCACTGGTGCAATAATATAAGCGACACAGCTTTATGGGCAAATTGAATGCTATTTATTTGTATCCTAAAAACAGTTTATTAATGTCAAATTGCCTTCCGCTGGTTTCTTGGGGTACGCAAACATATCCCAATGGGGTGAACGATCTATTTCCCCACGAGAACTATCGTATAGTATCAGATCTCCATCAAACTATGACCTCGTGTTAAAACTCCATGAATTTAAAGTTGTCAACTTATTTCTCTCCAAATTATAAGTTGTAAATTGATTTCTCCCCAAATCTATAGTTCAAAACTTAATTGTCCATAGACCATGGTTTTAATCGGTTTACTATTAACCTAccaattttaaactaattaaaacctttttaaaaaaaaactgattcattaaaaaattgaattaaaattgccaaaaaaatttgtttgtctAATAAAAAATTCTGggaatcacttttttttttgtgaatcgctttttttttaataaaaaattagtttgagatttttattggtttaattgGTCGGTTAACCGATTAAAACCATGGTCTATGGACAATTACGTTTTGAAATATCGGTTTGGGGAGAAATCAATTTACAACTTATAATTTGGAGAGAAATAAGTTTACAACTTTAAATTCATGGAGTTTTAGCACGAGGTCATAGTTTGGTGGGGATCTGATGCTATACGATAGTTCTCGTGGGGAAATAGATCGTTCACCCCAATATTTTCACCATAGTTCATAgagttaataaaattaattatttgtacTGATAAAAGTACTCCAAGTTGGTGTACgaataaaaaggaaagttcatgTATTATGATAAATTATCCTTTTCATGTACTGTTATCTACACAACCCATTTTGGGAATCTGATATGTTGTTCCTCGGGGTCTGAGAAATTATGATGCAGTGAAAGTTCAAAGCTGGCATGCATATACAATAACTACTCTGGACCTAGCACTTACTATGgattaaaattatttctttgtccgtcaaattttttttttatttctttgtattttatgGATAATAACAggaattaatatttattttaataaaagaacTTCTATTTATAGCACAAAAGGCCATTGAATTGCTCTTCAACATGAGACTTCACCCCTTCCTCATCTCACACAGAATGTCTCTCTCGCTTCTTTCAGTCTTCATCTTTCTTCAAGTCTTTGCCAATGTAAGTTATTAgtaattttaatgttttcaatTCCATTTAGTGTGTGAAGGACTAAAAATAGACTTCAAATATTATCTATTTACGCGCATTATGCGTTTGTACATTTCAACtaactatatattttgattaatcaCCGAGCAGGTTGTTTTTGCTGCTTCAAACGAGGAATCCAATGCATTAGTATGTTTCTAAATTTCTTATTTCCGCTCTAACTATTTAAATGTGTATACTTTAAGCATTGGTTAGGCTAATATACTATTTATTACGTAATAAAGGTAAAACTGCTTTCTAAAAAAAGGTTTAAACTTGGTATTCCAATGCAATTGACAGGTTTCGTTACCTACGTCACCGACGTCCCCGGCAATCAAACCACCGTCTCCGTCATACAAGCCACCCTCATTTCCTACTACTCCGATTAAACCACCCACCATTACACCACCAGTCAAACCCCCAACCACTCCGGTTCCACCCACATCACCACCTACGTACAAACCTCCAACTGTTAAACCACCTACAACAACACCGGTCAAACCACCTCCGGTTCAACCACCTTACAAACCCCCAACGTCACCGGTTAAGCCACCCACGATGCCACCAGTCAAACCACCACCTACGTACAAACCCCCAACGCCACCTGTTAAGCCACCCACGATACCACCAGTCAAACCACCTACAGCGCCGGTTAAACCAACCCCAATACCTCCATATAAGGCACCACCTGTCAAACCGACCCCACCACCGCCAGTCACAACACCACCGCCAGCTAAACCACCCGTCAACCCAATCCCATCACCTCCGGTCAATGCACCACCTGTTAAGCCACCGTACAAACCTCCGACACCGCCTCCCGTCAGACCTCGGATAAGTAAGTTAagctaataatattttttttgtaatattgtaacgataaattgattaaaaaatgtAACATTGGACTACTTTTTCGGACGGTATATAGATTGCGTGTCTTTATGTGGGACTCGATGTGGCCAACACTCGAGGAAGAACGTATGTATGAGAGCGTGCGTCACGTGCTGCTACCGCTGCAAGTGCGTTCCTCCTGGCACGTACGGTAATAAGGAGAAGTGTGGATCTTGTTACGTCAACATGAAGACACGTGGAGGCAGACCCAAGTGTCCTTAAAACCCTTTTATAAACGATGGTTAATGTAAAATGTTATCGTTAAATCAATGATGATGTTAGAGAAAAACTGGTGTTTTCATATAAGTTTGCAATGCGTTTAATTTTGGTCCTATATTTTGGTTTAGTAATAtgaatgacaaaaaaaaatggaggaTGTGACATGGGTAATTGGTTATGCAGAATATTATTGATATACTATTGGAACATATGACTGTTGGCCTTTATCAGGGCCCATATGTTTAAATCGCCAATGCAGATTGAGAGTTAGGAATAGACGGGAAGGTCGTAAAGATCAGAGACATACATTTTcctttatagaaaaaaaaataaagaatgcTGCCAGAAAGATTCGAATTAAGGAAGCATACTAACGAAAGTCTTACTATAAAACCAACTGAGCCAACGTATCGTTAGAAATCAGAGAGATACATGGCTTATCAAATGATTAAAGGTCCAAAACCCAAAACTAATCTCACTTATCGATGAGACCACCAGTGCTAATACTAAACAAATCGTCAACCAGCATTGACATTGTCATCATGAAACTGTATTGAAATGCAATTGTGTTTATTGTACGATTGCACTAGTGTGAACATCATCTAAATATGTCGTCTCGAAAGCGTGTGGGGAAACGAATCTATGCTTTTGCGGATGGATCCTTCGCGGAAAGTTCAGAAAGaggaattcttttttttttcttatttattttcatttttcgcGAAAAATAAATAGCTGTTCATTTGGTTCCATTATAGTATAATTCTGAATAACTCATTTTCAACATCGTTTGTCTCCTACTTCCAATAATTTAGACACTCTTTATATCTCTCTTCTCTACCGAACATCTCCAGCTGAAAGCTATGGCTTCTTCTACACTGTAAGTAGTACAACTACTCAGTTACTTACCTCAAGGCTGATCCTGAAATTTATAGAACTCTAAACAATTACAGATCAGAagattatataatcaaaatgtatatatatatattttttaataaagttagAGATTAAATAATCTATACATAATTGTTTATCCAAACCTGTTCTCAACATTTTCTaaattcattgttttttttagaaga of the Brassica rapa cultivar Chiifu-401-42 chromosome A03, CAAS_Brap_v3.01, whole genome shotgun sequence genome contains:
- the LOC103856102 gene encoding gibberellin-regulated protein 14; amino-acid sequence: MRLHPFLISHRMSLSLLSVFIFLQVFANVVFAASNEESNALVSLPTSPTSPAIKPPSPSYKPPSFPTTPIKPPTITPPVKPPTTPVPPTSPPTYKPPTVKPPTTTPVKPPPVQPPYKPPTSPVKPPTMPPVKPPPTYKPPTPPVKPPTIPPVKPPTAPVKPTPIPPYKAPPVKPTPPPPVTTPPPAKPPVNPIPSPPVNAPPVKPPYKPPTPPPVRPRINCVSLCGTRCGQHSRKNVCMRACVTCCYRCKCVPPGTYGNKEKCGSCYVNMKTRGGRPKCP